From the Flavobacterium galactosidilyticum genome, one window contains:
- a CDS encoding cryptochrome/photolyase family protein, producing the protein MRKLRLILGDQLNLQHSWFQHIDENTIYVLAEMRQETDYAKHNIQKVVGFFLSMRNFYTTIKKLGHQVTYFHINDTNNPQDLEKIIFLCIEKYKIEKFEYQLPDEYRLDEQLKSICSRLKIHCEVFDSEHFYTTRNELTDFFKGKKLLLMENFYRNMRKKHYVLMDDSAPLGNQWNFDADNRKKYKGEVPVPSEKNFHTDVSEVVSQIKKAGILTFGNVDLQNFSWPTSREQCLVVLEYFCKNLLKHFGDYEDAMHTDEKFLFHSRLSFAMNTKMLSPKEVIQCIIYHFHENETEISISQVEGFVRQILGWREYIRGIYWKEMPNYAKINVLNNTNKLPQFFWNGKTKMNCLSHAINQSLDDAYAHHIQRLMIIGNFTLLTQIHPDEVDAWYLGVYIDAIEWVEMPNTRGMSQYADGGIIATKPYVSSGSYINKMSNNCSKCYYNVKEKFGDKACPFNSLYWNFLDDKKEYFKGNQRMGMMLNLLHKMSPEELYKIKVKANEIINNMDSY; encoded by the coding sequence TCAGGAAACGGATTATGCGAAACATAATATCCAGAAAGTTGTTGGTTTTTTTCTATCAATGAGGAATTTTTATACAACCATAAAAAAATTAGGACATCAAGTAACTTATTTTCATATTAACGATACTAACAATCCACAGGATTTAGAAAAAATTATTTTTTTGTGCATTGAAAAATATAAAATCGAGAAGTTCGAATATCAACTTCCAGACGAATATCGATTAGACGAACAATTAAAATCAATTTGTAGTCGTTTAAAAATTCATTGTGAAGTTTTTGATTCGGAGCACTTTTATACCACTCGAAACGAACTAACGGATTTTTTTAAAGGTAAGAAATTATTATTAATGGAAAATTTCTATCGAAACATGCGTAAAAAGCATTATGTGTTGATGGATGATTCAGCTCCATTGGGGAATCAATGGAATTTTGATGCTGATAATCGTAAAAAATATAAAGGAGAAGTTCCAGTTCCTTCCGAGAAAAATTTTCATACAGATGTTTCGGAAGTAGTTTCACAAATCAAAAAAGCTGGCATTCTCACTTTTGGCAATGTTGATTTACAAAATTTTAGCTGGCCCACATCTCGCGAACAATGTTTGGTTGTATTAGAGTATTTCTGCAAAAATTTACTAAAACATTTCGGCGACTACGAAGATGCCATGCATACTGACGAAAAATTTCTTTTTCATTCCCGTTTGTCATTTGCCATGAATACGAAAATGCTTTCGCCAAAGGAAGTTATTCAATGCATAATTTATCATTTTCATGAAAATGAAACAGAAATTTCTATTTCCCAAGTAGAAGGATTTGTTCGCCAAATTTTAGGTTGGCGAGAATACATTCGTGGAATTTATTGGAAAGAAATGCCGAATTATGCCAAAATTAATGTCCTGAATAACACCAATAAATTACCTCAATTTTTCTGGAATGGAAAAACAAAGATGAATTGTTTGAGCCATGCTATCAATCAAAGTTTAGATGACGCTTATGCGCACCACATTCAGCGTTTGATGATAATTGGGAATTTTACACTATTGACACAGATTCATCCTGATGAAGTGGACGCTTGGTATTTAGGAGTGTATATTGATGCTATAGAATGGGTTGAAATGCCTAATACGCGAGGCATGTCACAATATGCAGATGGTGGAATTATTGCAACTAAACCGTATGTTTCGTCAGGAAGTTATATTAATAAGATGAGTAATAATTGTAGTAAGTGCTACTATAATGTGAAAGAGAAATTTGGAGACAAAGCTTGTCCTTTTAATAGCTTATATTGGAATTTTCTAGATGATAAAAAAGAATACTTTAAAGGGAATCAAAGAATGGGAATGATGCTTAATTTATTACATAAAATGAGTCCTGAAGAATTATATAAAATCAAGGTAAAGGCAAATGAAATAATCAACAATATGGATTCCTATTGA
- a CDS encoding YMGG-like glycine zipper-containing protein, whose protein sequence is MKALYFALLSLAIVSCQNAGKMDVQAAKEATVDSMKVVLEKQRVIDSMQVEMARVEEARVEEAKIETKREVIVVNQQAPASTTTTTSSTTTKKKGWSNTAKGAVIGAGVGAATGAIISKKKGQGAIIGGLAGAGVGAGTGAIIDGKKNN, encoded by the coding sequence ATGAAAGCATTATATTTTGCCTTACTATCGTTAGCTATTGTTTCTTGTCAAAATGCTGGGAAAATGGATGTTCAAGCAGCTAAAGAGGCTACAGTAGATTCTATGAAAGTTGTTTTAGAAAAACAAAGAGTCATAGATTCTATGCAAGTTGAAATGGCTAGAGTTGAAGAAGCTCGTGTTGAAGAAGCAAAAATCGAAACTAAAAGAGAAGTTATTGTTGTTAATCAGCAAGCGCCAGCTTCGACTACAACAACTACAAGTTCTACTACTACCAAAAAGAAGGGTTGGAGTAACACAGCGAAAGGCGCAGTAATTGGTGCTGGAGTAGGTGCTGCAACGGGCGCAATTATTAGTAAGAAAAAAGGACAAGGAGCTATAATAGGTGGTCTTGCAGGAGCGGGAGTAGGTGCTGGAACTGGAGCTATAATTGATGGAAAGAAAAACAATTAA